A window from Methylococcus mesophilus encodes these proteins:
- a CDS encoding TA system antitoxin ParD family protein, with the protein MSVTVKLSEHLVEQARRYAHIEHRSVPKQIEHWSMIGKIAEENPDLPFTLIRDILVADEEEAIGEYRFG; encoded by the coding sequence ATGTCCGTCACTGTCAAACTGTCCGAGCACCTGGTGGAGCAGGCCCGGCGCTATGCTCACATCGAGCACCGTTCGGTGCCCAAGCAGATCGAGCACTGGTCGATGATCGGCAAGATCGCCGAGGAGAACCCGGATCTGCCGTTTACCCTGATCCGCGACATCCTGGTCGCAGATGAGGAAGAGGCCATCGGCGAATACCGCTTCGGCTGA
- a CDS encoding type II toxin-antitoxin system RelE family toxin, producing the protein MKTIVWQPRALKQLKKLGDKAAQQRILTATTALERFPAVGGVKALVNHACGYRLRVGDYRILFNVLDAIEVVSIEEVKKRDESTY; encoded by the coding sequence ATGAAAACGATCGTTTGGCAGCCGAGAGCTCTGAAGCAACTTAAGAAGTTGGGCGACAAGGCGGCTCAACAGCGGATATTGACTGCAACGACAGCGCTGGAGCGGTTCCCGGCAGTGGGTGGCGTCAAGGCGCTGGTCAATCATGCCTGTGGTTACCGGCTGCGCGTGGGCGATTACCGGATTCTGTTCAATGTCCTGGACGCCATCGAGGTGGTCAGCATCGAGGAGGTCAAGAAACGCGATGAAAGCACCTACTGA
- a CDS encoding phage terminase large subunit family protein, producing the protein MPNDDDGADAIARAWRDGLTPDPLLTVSEWADRHRVLSSKASSEPGRWRTARTPYLREIMDCLSPASPVERVVFMKGAQLGATEMGSNWIGFCVHHAPGPMMAVWPTVEMAKRNSRQRIDPLIEESPALAALIAPARSRDSGNTMLAKEFRGGVLVMTGANSAVGLRSMPVRYLFLDEVDGYPPDVEGEGDAIALAEARTRTFARRKIFVVSTPTISGASAIEREYEASDQRRYFVPCPHCGQFQWLRFEQLRWERGRPETVGYVCEGCERPIPEHHKGDMLAQGEWRALAPEHGAKTAGFHLSSLYSPLGWRSWRDIAAAWDSAVHPVSGGPSAIKTFKNTELGETWVEDGETPDWQRLLERREDYTIGTVPLGGLLLAGGADVQKDRIEVSIWAFGRGKSAWLVEHRVLMGDTGREPVWAELASMLEERWSHAVGALLPLARLALDTGYATQEAYAFVRRLKDPRVMAVKGVPRGAALIGTPTAVDLTQGGRKLRRGIKVFAVAVGIAKLEFYNALRKTAEVGEDGTTLVYPPGYIHLPRMDAEYLQQLCAEQLVTRRDRHGFARREWQKLRERNEALDCYVYARAAAAAAGLDRYEERHWRALEEQLGVGPPPDSEPPLQPIDPQRPPTPVGVPFPARSIFAPGDPQPLAGLRPKKAYRWPIPQNTCKPWKPPWPGASVG; encoded by the coding sequence ATGCCGAACGACGATGACGGCGCGGACGCGATTGCCCGCGCCTGGCGCGACGGGCTGACGCCGGATCCGCTGCTGACCGTGTCCGAGTGGGCCGACCGCCACCGGGTGCTGTCCAGCAAGGCATCAAGCGAACCGGGCCGCTGGCGCACCGCCCGGACGCCTTACCTGCGCGAGATCATGGACTGCCTATCGCCGGCCTCGCCGGTGGAGCGGGTGGTGTTCATGAAAGGGGCCCAACTCGGCGCGACCGAGATGGGCTCGAACTGGATCGGTTTTTGTGTCCATCACGCGCCGGGCCCGATGATGGCGGTGTGGCCGACGGTGGAGATGGCCAAGCGCAACTCCCGCCAGCGCATCGACCCGCTGATCGAGGAATCGCCGGCTTTGGCCGCGCTGATAGCGCCGGCCCGCAGCCGCGATTCCGGCAACACCATGCTGGCCAAGGAGTTCCGTGGCGGGGTCCTGGTGATGACCGGCGCCAACAGCGCGGTGGGGCTGCGATCGATGCCGGTGCGCTACCTGTTCCTGGACGAGGTCGACGGCTATCCGCCGGACGTCGAGGGCGAAGGCGATGCGATCGCCCTGGCCGAGGCCCGCACCCGCACCTTCGCCCGCCGCAAGATCTTCGTCGTCTCGACCCCGACGATCTCAGGAGCCAGCGCCATCGAGCGCGAGTACGAGGCGTCGGACCAGCGCCGCTATTTCGTGCCGTGTCCACACTGTGGCCAGTTCCAATGGCTGCGCTTCGAGCAGCTGCGCTGGGAGCGCGGGCGGCCGGAGACGGTCGGCTACGTCTGCGAAGGCTGCGAACGGCCGATTCCGGAACATCACAAGGGCGACATGCTGGCACAGGGTGAATGGCGGGCCTTGGCGCCCGAGCACGGCGCCAAGACTGCCGGTTTTCATCTGTCCTCGCTGTACAGCCCGCTAGGCTGGCGCAGCTGGCGTGACATCGCCGCGGCCTGGGACAGTGCGGTGCACCCGGTCTCGGGTGGCCCGTCCGCGATCAAGACCTTCAAGAACACCGAGCTGGGCGAGACCTGGGTCGAGGACGGCGAGACGCCGGACTGGCAACGCCTGCTGGAACGCCGCGAAGACTATACGATCGGCACGGTACCGCTCGGCGGTTTGTTGTTGGCGGGCGGCGCCGACGTGCAAAAGGATCGCATCGAGGTCTCGATCTGGGCCTTCGGCCGCGGCAAGTCCGCCTGGCTGGTGGAACACCGGGTTTTGATGGGCGATACGGGCCGGGAACCGGTATGGGCGGAGCTCGCGTCGATGCTCGAGGAACGCTGGAGCCATGCCGTCGGGGCGTTGCTGCCCTTGGCGCGTCTTGCCCTGGACACCGGCTACGCCACCCAGGAGGCCTATGCCTTCGTCCGCCGACTCAAGGATCCTCGGGTGATGGCGGTCAAGGGCGTCCCCCGCGGCGCGGCCCTGATCGGCACCCCCACCGCGGTGGACCTCACCCAGGGCGGCCGGAAACTGCGCCGCGGCATCAAGGTGTTCGCAGTGGCGGTCGGCATCGCCAAGCTGGAGTTCTACAACGCGTTGCGTAAGACCGCCGAGGTGGGCGAGGACGGCACCACCCTGGTCTATCCGCCGGGCTACATCCATCTGCCGAGGATGGACGCCGAGTACCTGCAGCAGCTCTGCGCCGAGCAGCTGGTGACCCGCCGCGACCGCCACGGCTTCGCCCGGCGCGAGTGGCAGAAGCTCAGGGAGCGCAACGAGGCGCTGGACTGCTACGTCTACGCCCGGGCCGCTGCCGCGGCCGCCGGGCTGGACCGCTACGAGGAACGACATTGGCGCGCCCTGGAGGAACAGCTCGGTGTCGGTCCGCCGCCGGATTCCGAACCGCCGTTACAACCGATCGATCCCCAGCGCCCACCGACTCCGGTGGGCGTTCCGTTTCCAGCCCGGTCGATCTTCGCGCCGGGTGATCCGCAGCCGCTGGCTGGCTTGAGACCGAAGAAAGCTTATCGATGGCCTATTCCGCAGAACACCTGCAAGCCCTGGAAACCGCCCTGGCCCGGGGCGAGCGTCGGGTGA
- a CDS encoding helix-turn-helix domain-containing protein: protein MKAPTEYQTIYHDGQPAFVLVPVADFERVRPLLERRSVRDAIPQAVVEAHVLHDMPLIRAWREYLGLTQEDVAQRACMQQPALARLERGDSTPRKATLTKLAKAMGLSVEQLAE, encoded by the coding sequence ATGAAAGCACCTACTGAATACCAGACCATCTACCATGACGGACAGCCTGCTTTCGTGTTGGTGCCGGTCGCCGATTTCGAACGGGTCCGCCCCCTACTCGAACGCCGCAGTGTCCGTGACGCCATTCCCCAAGCGGTGGTGGAAGCCCATGTCCTGCACGATATGCCGCTGATCCGTGCTTGGCGTGAGTACTTGGGGCTGACGCAGGAAGACGTCGCGCAACGGGCCTGCATGCAGCAACCGGCGTTGGCCCGTCTGGAGCGCGGCGACAGTACGCCCCGTAAGGCCACGCTGACCAAGCTCGCCAAGGCCATGGGTCTGAGCGTGGAGCAGTTGGCCGAGTAG
- a CDS encoding type II toxin-antitoxin system RelE/ParE family toxin yields the protein MNWQVLQTRRFARAYKKLHDPVAADVDAAVAVIASDPGVGEKKKGDLARLWVYKIRSQVQLYLLGYTRDDGLSLVYLEAVGPHENFYRDLKR from the coding sequence GTGAACTGGCAGGTGCTGCAGACGCGCCGTTTCGCGCGCGCCTACAAGAAACTGCACGATCCAGTGGCGGCCGACGTCGATGCGGCGGTCGCGGTGATCGCCAGCGATCCGGGCGTCGGTGAGAAAAAGAAAGGCGATCTGGCCCGGCTGTGGGTCTATAAAATCCGCAGCCAGGTGCAGCTCTACCTGCTCGGCTACACCCGCGATGACGGCTTGAGCCTGGTCTATCTCGAGGCCGTGGGGCCGCACGAGAATTTCTATCGCGACCTCAAACGCTGA
- a CDS encoding phage portal protein → MGWWQRLRLGLFGGPAPTYDGTGGGRRALAWQVGNPGAVAALAYSQDELRAKSRDQVRRNVWAAAGVEAYVANAIGTGIKPQSMAADVTVRSAIQALWAHWGDDADAAGLTDVYGLQALACRALVEGGEALVRLRYRRPEDGLSVGLQLQVLEPEHLPVALNRELPSGNVIRAGIEFDRLGRRVAYHLYRSHPEDGALAPMSGAGGLDTVRVDASEVIHLFRPLRPGQIRGEPWLARALVKLHELDQYDDAELVRKKTAAMFAGFITRLAPEDPLMGEGPADAQGVALAGLEPGTLQLLEPGEDVRFSQPADVGASYAEFLRMQFRAVAAAMGITYEMLTGDLTQVNYSSIRAGLLEFRRRCEAIQHGVIVFQLCRPVWRAWMTQAVLEGALELPGFSRRTREYLAVKWVPQGWQWVDPKKEFDALQTAIRAGLLSRSEAISAFGYDAEDVDREIAADNARADALGLVFDSDPRHDRAAAPARGSAPAAGGNRVSV, encoded by the coding sequence ATGGGCTGGTGGCAGCGGTTGCGCTTGGGGCTGTTCGGCGGACCGGCGCCGACCTACGACGGCACCGGCGGCGGCCGCCGGGCGCTGGCCTGGCAGGTCGGCAATCCGGGCGCGGTGGCGGCGCTGGCCTACAGCCAGGACGAGCTGCGGGCCAAGAGCCGCGACCAAGTGCGGCGCAACGTCTGGGCCGCCGCCGGGGTGGAGGCTTATGTGGCCAATGCCATCGGCACCGGCATCAAGCCGCAGTCGATGGCGGCCGACGTCACGGTCCGCTCCGCCATCCAGGCGCTCTGGGCCCACTGGGGCGATGACGCCGATGCGGCCGGACTGACCGATGTCTACGGGCTGCAGGCCCTGGCCTGCCGCGCCCTGGTGGAAGGCGGCGAGGCGCTGGTGCGGCTGCGCTACCGGCGGCCGGAGGATGGCTTGAGCGTAGGACTCCAGCTGCAGGTGCTGGAGCCGGAACATCTGCCCGTCGCCCTGAACCGGGAGCTGCCTTCAGGGAACGTGATCCGAGCCGGCATCGAATTCGATCGGTTGGGACGGCGGGTGGCCTATCACCTGTACCGCTCGCATCCGGAGGACGGCGCCTTGGCGCCGATGTCCGGGGCGGGCGGCTTGGACACGGTGCGGGTCGACGCCAGCGAGGTAATCCATCTGTTCCGTCCCCTGCGCCCCGGCCAGATCCGGGGCGAACCCTGGCTGGCGCGGGCGTTGGTGAAGCTGCATGAGCTGGACCAGTACGACGACGCCGAGCTGGTGCGGAAGAAGACCGCGGCGATGTTCGCCGGCTTCATCACCCGGCTGGCGCCGGAGGATCCGCTCATGGGCGAAGGACCGGCCGACGCCCAGGGGGTGGCCCTGGCGGGGCTGGAACCGGGGACCCTGCAGCTGCTGGAGCCGGGCGAGGACGTGCGCTTCAGCCAGCCGGCCGACGTCGGGGCGAGCTACGCCGAGTTCCTGCGTATGCAGTTCCGGGCGGTGGCGGCGGCCATGGGCATCACCTACGAGATGCTGACCGGCGACCTGACCCAGGTCAACTATTCCTCGATCCGCGCGGGGCTCCTGGAGTTCCGCCGCCGCTGCGAGGCGATCCAACACGGCGTCATCGTGTTCCAGCTGTGCCGGCCGGTGTGGCGGGCCTGGATGACCCAGGCGGTGCTGGAAGGGGCTCTGGAACTTCCCGGCTTCAGCCGCAGGACACGCGAGTACTTGGCGGTGAAATGGGTTCCGCAGGGCTGGCAGTGGGTCGATCCCAAGAAAGAGTTCGATGCCTTGCAGACGGCGATCCGGGCCGGCCTCCTATCGCGTTCGGAGGCGATCTCGGCCTTTGGTTACGACGCCGAAGACGTCGACCGGGAGATCGCCGCCGACAACGCCCGGGCGGATGCATTGGGGCTGGTGTTCGATTCGGACCCCCGGCATGACCGCGCTGCCGCGCCGGCCAGGGGATCGGCGCCGGCAGCCGGTGGAAACCGGGTCAGCGTTTGA
- a CDS encoding type II toxin-antitoxin system Phd/YefM family antitoxin: MTLEITYSRAREQLESLMDRTVDDCEVIIIRRRSGGAVAMIAADELESLMETAHLLRSPRNAERLLAALARARAGEVEPTPLPALKQALGFEK; encoded by the coding sequence ATGACGCTCGAAATCACCTACAGCCGGGCCCGCGAGCAACTCGAATCGCTGATGGATCGCACCGTCGATGATTGTGAGGTGATCATCATCCGCCGCCGTTCCGGTGGGGCCGTCGCCATGATTGCGGCCGATGAGCTGGAAAGCCTGATGGAAACCGCGCATCTGCTGCGTTCGCCCCGGAACGCCGAGCGGCTGCTGGCGGCGCTGGCGCGCGCCCGGGCCGGTGAAGTCGAACCGACCCCGCTCCCGGCGTTGAAGCAGGCGCTCGGATTTGAAAAATGA
- a CDS encoding head decoration protein, giving the protein MPKLREPKNLGDLLKYEAPNRYSRDLAPVALGQKLALGAVVAREPAGARLQALDPAATDSLAQAVGVLIEAVDATAAEVPQALLLARHAIVSDPSLAWPAGITPAQKTTAIAQLQALGILVRTGA; this is encoded by the coding sequence ATGCCCAAGCTGCGCGAACCCAAGAACCTCGGCGATCTCTTGAAGTACGAGGCGCCCAACCGCTATTCCCGCGACCTCGCCCCGGTGGCCCTGGGCCAGAAGCTGGCACTGGGGGCAGTGGTGGCGCGTGAGCCGGCCGGCGCTCGGCTGCAGGCGCTCGATCCCGCCGCGACGGATAGCTTGGCCCAGGCGGTGGGGGTGCTGATCGAAGCGGTCGATGCCACCGCGGCCGAAGTCCCGCAGGCCCTGCTGCTTGCCCGCCATGCCATCGTGTCCGACCCGTCCCTGGCGTGGCCGGCCGGCATCACCCCGGCCCAGAAGACCACCGCGATCGCCCAGTTGCAAGCGCTGGGCATCCTCGTCCGCACCGGAGCCTGA
- a CDS encoding type II toxin-antitoxin system RelE/ParE family toxin, producing the protein MRLQVTPTFDRAAKKLNRPQKLDLDEVVRAIAADPEIGVAKVGDLAGVRVYKFRLSNALCLLAYRILAPDTLKLLTFGPHENFYRDIKRQDV; encoded by the coding sequence ATGCGCCTACAAGTTACGCCCACCTTCGATCGGGCGGCGAAGAAACTCAATCGGCCCCAGAAGCTGGACCTCGACGAGGTGGTGCGCGCCATCGCCGCCGATCCGGAAATCGGTGTCGCCAAGGTCGGCGATTTGGCCGGCGTTCGGGTTTACAAATTCCGCTTGTCGAATGCGCTGTGTCTGTTGGCCTATCGGATCCTCGCACCGGACACCCTCAAGCTGCTCACCTTCGGTCCGCATGAGAATTTCTACCGCGACATCAAACGGCAAGACGTCTGA
- a CDS encoding DUF3489 domain-containing protein gives MNTLSLTDTQRRILDHAIEHTAGRIDWFPDNIKGGARRKVLDGLLKRGLIALNGGDHCVTAEGFAAVGRTPPVPISPSAETEMPASNAEAAEANATGKRVRKSREDSKQAEVIRMLHRPEGATIPQICAETGWQAHSVRGLFAGAFKKKLRLTLVSDKPEGGDRIYKIG, from the coding sequence ATGAACACACTCTCCCTGACCGACACCCAGCGCCGGATCCTCGACCATGCGATCGAGCACACGGCGGGGCGCATCGACTGGTTTCCGGACAACATCAAGGGCGGCGCCCGCCGGAAAGTCCTCGACGGACTGCTCAAGCGAGGATTGATCGCATTGAACGGCGGGGATCATTGCGTCACCGCCGAAGGTTTTGCCGCCGTGGGCCGAACGCCTCCGGTGCCGATATCTCCCAGCGCAGAAACCGAAATGCCCGCCAGCAACGCCGAGGCCGCCGAGGCCAACGCCACCGGGAAGCGAGTCCGAAAGAGCCGCGAGGACAGCAAGCAAGCCGAAGTCATCCGGATGCTGCACCGACCCGAAGGCGCCACGATTCCGCAGATCTGCGCCGAGACCGGTTGGCAGGCCCACTCCGTGCGGGGCTTGTTTGCCGGCGCCTTCAAGAAGAAACTCAGGCTCACCCTGGTGTCGGATAAGCCGGAAGGGGGCGATCGCATCTACAAGATCGGATGA
- a CDS encoding TA system antitoxin ParD family protein, translating into MSVSVRIDETLIEEARAAAKAEFRTVQGQIEFWAKVGRAALDNPDLPASFIAESLMALNESPEQATPFVPRTRR; encoded by the coding sequence ATGAGCGTCTCCGTCCGTATCGATGAAACCTTGATCGAGGAAGCCCGCGCGGCGGCCAAGGCCGAGTTCCGCACCGTGCAGGGGCAGATCGAGTTCTGGGCCAAAGTTGGGCGTGCCGCGCTGGACAACCCGGATCTGCCGGCTTCCTTCATCGCCGAAAGCCTGATGGCGCTGAATGAGTCGCCTGAGCAAGCCACACCGTTCGTACCGCGTACCCGCCGGTGA
- a CDS encoding elements of external origin, with protein sequence MGLSIRAYARHRGVTDTAVHKAIRTGRITPEADGSIDPDKADREWARNSDAPKAGTRQPAVRVAVPDASHDSGPSMPAGGTSLLQARTVNEVVKAQTNKVRLAKLKGDLVDRAAAIAQVFTLARAERDAWLNWPARISAPLAAELGIDPHTLHVALETAVREHLQELGELRPRID encoded by the coding sequence ATGGGACTCTCGATCCGCGCCTACGCCCGCCACCGCGGCGTCACCGACACCGCCGTGCACAAGGCCATCCGGACCGGCCGCATCACGCCCGAAGCCGATGGGAGCATCGATCCGGACAAGGCCGATCGGGAATGGGCCAGGAATTCGGATGCGCCGAAGGCCGGGACGCGTCAACCCGCGGTACGGGTTGCGGTGCCCGACGCCTCCCACGACAGCGGGCCGTCCATGCCCGCCGGCGGCACCTCGCTGCTGCAGGCCCGAACGGTCAACGAGGTGGTCAAGGCCCAGACCAACAAGGTCCGCCTGGCCAAGCTCAAGGGCGATCTGGTCGACCGCGCTGCGGCCATCGCCCAGGTGTTCACCCTGGCCCGGGCCGAGCGCGACGCCTGGCTGAACTGGCCTGCGCGGATCTCGGCGCCGCTTGCGGCGGAACTGGGTATCGATCCGCACACCCTGCACGTCGCCCTGGAGACGGCCGTGCGAGAACACCTGCAGGAACTGGGCGAACTGCGGCCCCGAATCGACTGA
- a CDS encoding DUF6900 domain-containing protein: MTPRDALLTRNAQQHLGIDTLETQNSDHLDFHDMAVWCLKAALEAAYQAGIEAGRRTKSAAANT; the protein is encoded by the coding sequence ATGACGCCACGCGACGCCTTACTGACCCGGAACGCCCAGCAGCATCTCGGGATCGATACCCTAGAAACCCAAAACTCGGATCACCTCGATTTCCACGACATGGCGGTCTGGTGCCTCAAAGCCGCGCTGGAGGCGGCGTACCAGGCAGGGATCGAGGCTGGACGGCGCACCAAGTCCGCCGCCGCCAACACTTGA
- a CDS encoding site-specific DNA-methyltransferase — MRHSWVADRVESWPVDKLLPYACNARTHSDAQIAQIAASIAEFGFTAPILAGADGVIVAGHGRWAAARQLGLSQVPVIVLDHLSPTQRRALVIADNRIAENAGWDESLLKLELTALQDEDFNLGLTGFDADALLDLLADEASVTEGQTEDDVAPDVPVQPVSRPGDVWILGSHRLLCGDATLAEHYDRLLAGESVDMVFTDPPYNVNYANSAKDKLRGKHRAILNDNLGEGFSDFLLAALTPMLAHCKGAVYIAMSSSELDTLQSAFRTAGGHWSTFIIWAKNTFTLGRADYQRQYEPILYGWAAGAQRHWCGDRDQGDVWQINKPVKNDLHPTMKPVELVERALRNSSRPGDVILDPFGGSGTTLIAAEKSGRVARLIELDPKYVDVIVRRWQDWTGKQATREADGLAFDALVSETAGG; from the coding sequence ATGCGTCATTCCTGGGTAGCCGACCGGGTCGAGTCCTGGCCGGTCGACAAGTTGCTGCCTTACGCCTGCAATGCCCGCACCCACTCGGACGCGCAGATCGCTCAGATCGCCGCCTCCATCGCCGAGTTCGGCTTCACCGCGCCGATCCTGGCGGGCGCGGACGGGGTGATCGTGGCCGGGCACGGGCGCTGGGCGGCGGCCCGCCAGCTGGGCCTGTCCCAGGTGCCGGTGATCGTGCTGGATCACTTGAGCCCCACCCAGCGCCGTGCCCTGGTGATCGCCGACAACCGCATCGCCGAGAACGCAGGCTGGGATGAGTCCTTGCTCAAGCTCGAGCTGACGGCCCTGCAGGACGAAGACTTCAATCTGGGCTTGACCGGCTTCGATGCCGACGCCTTGCTGGACCTTTTGGCCGACGAGGCATCAGTCACCGAGGGCCAGACCGAGGACGACGTGGCGCCCGACGTGCCGGTGCAACCGGTCTCTCGGCCGGGCGATGTCTGGATCCTGGGCTCCCATCGGCTGCTGTGCGGAGACGCCACCCTGGCGGAGCACTACGACCGCCTCCTTGCCGGCGAATCTGTGGACATGGTGTTCACCGACCCGCCGTACAATGTGAACTACGCCAACTCGGCCAAGGACAAGCTGCGCGGCAAGCATCGCGCGATCCTGAACGACAACCTGGGCGAGGGCTTCTCGGACTTTCTGCTGGCGGCGCTGACTCCGATGCTCGCCCACTGCAAGGGCGCCGTCTACATCGCTATGTCCTCCAGCGAACTCGATACGCTGCAGTCTGCCTTCCGTACCGCCGGCGGCCACTGGTCGACGTTCATCATCTGGGCCAAGAACACGTTTACCCTGGGCCGTGCAGATTACCAGCGCCAGTACGAACCGATCCTGTACGGTTGGGCCGCAGGCGCCCAGCGCCATTGGTGCGGCGATCGTGACCAAGGCGATGTGTGGCAGATCAACAAGCCGGTGAAGAACGATCTGCACCCGACCATGAAGCCGGTGGAACTTGTGGAGCGGGCCCTCCGCAATTCCAGCCGGCCCGGCGACGTGATCCTGGATCCGTTCGGCGGTTCGGGCACCACCTTGATCGCCGCCGAAAAGTCGGGACGGGTGGCGCGGCTGATCGAACTGGACCCGAAGTACGTCGATGTCATCGTTCGCCGCTGGCAGGATTGGACGGGGAAACAAGCCACCCGCGAAGCAGATGGGCTCGCGTTCGATGCCCTCGTGTCCGAGACGGCGGGGGGTTAA
- a CDS encoding S49 family peptidase, with product MLPHLAGRLYGTPLLIARPKLEVILAVLGARIGLPAADTPVPAPMPRAAAQALPGIAVILIHGTLVRRTLGLDANSGLTSYAEIGAQLDAALRDPEVAGILLDIDSPGGESGGVFELAAKIRAGTSHKPIWAHANDTAFSAAYAIAAGASRVTLAQTGGVGSIGVIALHVDQSVKDAREGLTYTALYAGHHKNDLNPHAPLSPQAAAALQTEVDRLYAIFVRDVAVLRQLPETAVRATEAGLFFGEDAVSAGLADGVLGFEAVLSEFADALQAQRRLSVIQAHQTPVISTRIMENPMLENPAEPIAPAQLGEETSRDPNPGPSATTDGSVPQVASSLPPSPETGQADAHHEARAEAQAIAELCLIAGAASRTAEFLAAGMSEAQVRRALLAARAETPEIASRIQVDAGTSVRPEASPVVAAVQKLIARS from the coding sequence ATGCTTCCCCACTTGGCCGGCCGCCTGTACGGAACGCCGCTCCTCATCGCCCGACCGAAGCTCGAGGTGATCCTGGCGGTGTTGGGCGCCCGGATCGGGCTGCCGGCAGCGGATACCCCGGTGCCGGCGCCGATGCCCAGGGCTGCCGCCCAAGCCCTTCCGGGCATCGCCGTGATCCTGATCCACGGCACCCTGGTGCGACGGACGCTGGGGCTGGACGCAAATTCCGGGTTGACCTCGTATGCCGAGATCGGCGCCCAGCTCGATGCCGCGCTGCGGGATCCCGAGGTCGCCGGCATCCTGCTCGACATCGACTCGCCCGGCGGCGAATCCGGCGGGGTGTTCGAGCTGGCGGCGAAGATCCGCGCGGGCACTTCGCACAAACCGATCTGGGCCCATGCCAACGATACGGCGTTCTCGGCCGCCTATGCGATCGCCGCCGGCGCCTCGCGCGTGACCCTGGCGCAGACCGGCGGGGTCGGCTCGATCGGGGTGATCGCCCTGCACGTCGACCAGTCGGTCAAGGATGCCCGCGAGGGACTGACCTACACCGCGCTCTATGCCGGCCATCACAAGAACGACCTCAATCCGCACGCGCCGCTCTCGCCGCAGGCGGCCGCCGCGCTCCAAACGGAAGTGGACCGGCTCTACGCGATCTTCGTCCGGGATGTGGCGGTATTGCGGCAACTGCCGGAAACGGCGGTACGCGCCACCGAGGCCGGACTGTTCTTCGGCGAGGACGCCGTATCCGCAGGACTCGCCGACGGCGTGCTCGGCTTCGAGGCAGTGCTGAGCGAATTCGCCGACGCGCTGCAGGCCCAGCGCCGACTGAGCGTCATACAGGCCCACCAAACCCCGGTGATTTCAACACGAATCATGGAGAACCCCATGCTCGAAAACCCTGCCGAACCGATCGCCCCTGCCCAGTTGGGTGAGGAAACATCCAGGGATCCGAACCCCGGGCCGTCGGCCACGACGGACGGATCCGTCCCGCAGGTGGCGAGTTCCTTACCACCGTCCCCGGAAACCGGCCAAGCCGACGCCCACCATGAGGCCCGTGCCGAAGCCCAGGCCATCGCCGAGCTCTGCCTGATCGCCGGCGCGGCCTCGCGCACCGCGGAGTTCCTGGCGGCCGGCATGAGCGAGGCCCAGGTGCGGCGCGCCTTGCTGGCGGCGCGGGCCGAGACGCCCGAGATCGCTTCCCGCATCCAGGTCGATGCGGGAACCTCGGTTCGGCCCGAGGCGAGCCCGGTGGTCGCCGCCGTCCAGAAACTCATCGCCCGGAGCTGA
- a CDS encoding phage head-tail joining protein — protein MAYSAEHLQALETALARGERRVTFQDRSVEYRSVEELKAAIREVKRGLAAQVGPVARQLRITTRKAT, from the coding sequence ATGGCCTATTCCGCAGAACACCTGCAAGCCCTGGAAACCGCCCTGGCCCGGGGCGAGCGTCGGGTGACGTTCCAGGACCGCAGTGTCGAGTACCGCTCGGTGGAGGAGCTGAAGGCAGCGATCCGCGAGGTGAAACGCGGCTTGGCGGCCCAGGTCGGACCGGTGGCCCGGCAGCTCCGCATCACCACGCGCAAGGCCACCTGA